A single window of Acinetobacter wuhouensis DNA harbors:
- a CDS encoding CSLREA domain-containing protein: MKNYKKGLLALAILSTMSLMAADDKTIYVNTLDDEDGTNPAKCSLREAIKTAEMRQAYGGCSAGQIYSTVPNVIQLEAGEYRLSKELRPNSDVIIIGKEPADYSRPDVLTNNYPAETALKTTISGQGVSRIFNTIYDNKPSLSLKNLILKDGSSLKDTNNSVGGAIYAGGVTTLTNVSILNAKAKNGAAIYLNDATSSLTVNFGVFDGNTAEQGSVLGMTCADNLLFTTRTIEITGASFLNNGATNSTSTFSFCGQPSVTFTANTITNNIANPDSGSIIQFSQLTPQGKVNFSDNSTLSLLSNTIVKNSAWATLLYGYNGAKSISNNILAYNNGKSCRYADGDVSEVTDSGVVVGYNALTLAAGNDQCELANSLTKEGKDYSLDVSNINFSSILYDLEQPSESTSFMPMYFPKNLGTEKDLVDIGFTGCSTADQRGVTRIIAQNSTGENDISNSCDIGSTEILRLTANNLSANNTSVTVALASYQNELDIYNKLIADPKTNQDYIPYYKIQSENYSNLIKYTKSEQKYRTIFIDPFIANIPTEIITQDSNGKMVREVKHLSADNYTVTAKSLGLGLLTDGKFNGNPDPNLHCEWNANLKKILMWRTDDAVTVSGDNEFCSYTLTLKSDPNITSTAYLIGNLVNIAPSTTDTTLNIEAGSTKPIDVDLLQYANDDGDGNAAALITKPNKPKFYINSKGEELPIRITTDLDPVVITADRSGACPGTDNKYTCYGGKIHIQLKNTLDPFSYKVKYLVYDADGLASNEGTITLANSGTAANSPRVSGGGSFGWLSLVGLIGLAGYRRMKMNKKA, translated from the coding sequence ATGAAAAATTATAAAAAAGGATTATTGGCACTAGCAATATTATCAACGATGTCATTGATGGCTGCTGATGATAAGACCATTTATGTCAATACTTTGGATGATGAAGATGGTACGAATCCGGCAAAGTGTTCATTAAGAGAAGCCATAAAAACTGCAGAAATGCGCCAAGCTTATGGTGGTTGTAGTGCTGGCCAAATATACTCCACAGTTCCGAATGTGATCCAATTAGAAGCGGGTGAGTATAGGTTAAGTAAAGAGTTGAGACCAAACTCGGATGTTATTATTATTGGTAAAGAACCCGCTGATTATAGCCGTCCTGATGTTTTAACCAATAATTACCCAGCAGAAACTGCACTTAAAACAACTATTTCTGGTCAAGGTGTAAGTCGTATTTTTAATACGATTTATGACAATAAACCAAGCCTTTCTTTGAAAAATTTGATTCTTAAAGATGGATCAAGCCTAAAAGACACCAATAACAGTGTGGGTGGGGCGATTTATGCAGGCGGCGTAACTACATTAACTAATGTAAGTATTCTGAATGCTAAAGCTAAAAATGGAGCGGCAATTTATTTAAATGATGCAACAAGCTCATTAACTGTTAACTTTGGCGTATTTGATGGAAACACTGCTGAACAAGGTAGTGTATTGGGAATGACTTGTGCAGATAATTTGCTATTTACTACACGTACGATAGAAATCACTGGTGCTAGTTTTCTTAATAATGGCGCTACAAATAGTACGAGCACATTTAGTTTTTGCGGTCAACCGAGTGTAACTTTCACGGCAAATACAATTACCAATAATATAGCCAATCCAGATTCAGGCAGTATTATTCAATTTAGTCAATTAACGCCTCAAGGCAAAGTAAATTTTAGTGATAATTCAACTTTATCATTATTAAGTAATACAATTGTTAAAAACAGTGCTTGGGCAACATTATTGTATGGCTATAATGGTGCTAAAAGTATAAGTAATAACATCTTAGCATATAATAATGGTAAGTCTTGTCGCTATGCAGATGGTGATGTGAGTGAGGTTACTGATTCAGGTGTAGTGGTCGGTTATAACGCTTTAACCTTAGCTGCTGGAAATGATCAATGTGAACTTGCAAACTCACTAACCAAAGAGGGGAAAGACTACTCACTTGATGTGAGTAATATTAATTTTTCTTCAATTTTATATGATTTAGAGCAACCAAGTGAATCAACTAGTTTTATGCCAATGTACTTCCCTAAAAATTTAGGGACTGAAAAAGATTTAGTCGATATTGGTTTTACTGGATGTAGCACTGCTGATCAACGCGGTGTAACTCGTATCATTGCGCAAAACTCTACGGGTGAGAATGATATTTCGAATTCATGCGATATTGGTTCAACAGAAATTTTACGTTTAACAGCAAATAATTTAAGTGCGAACAATACATCTGTTACAGTTGCATTGGCAAGTTATCAAAATGAATTAGATATTTATAACAAACTGATTGCAGATCCAAAAACGAATCAGGATTATATTCCATACTATAAAATTCAATCAGAGAACTATAGTAATTTAATTAAATATACGAAATCTGAGCAAAAATATCGCACTATTTTTATTGATCCATTCATTGCAAATATACCAACAGAAATCATTACTCAAGATTCAAATGGCAAGATGGTTCGTGAAGTAAAGCATTTAAGTGCTGATAATTATACGGTCACAGCAAAATCACTCGGTTTAGGTTTACTCACAGATGGTAAGTTTAATGGTAATCCTGATCCAAATTTGCATTGTGAATGGAATGCGAACCTGAAAAAGATTCTGATGTGGCGTACTGATGATGCAGTTACAGTTTCGGGTGATAATGAATTCTGTAGTTATACATTGACTTTAAAATCAGATCCAAATATTACCTCGACAGCGTATCTAATTGGAAATTTAGTAAATATTGCTCCGTCAACAACTGATACTACGTTGAACATCGAAGCAGGTTCGACTAAACCTATAGATGTTGATTTATTGCAATATGCAAATGATGATGGTGACGGTAATGCAGCAGCACTGATAACAAAACCGAATAAGCCAAAATTCTATATTAACTCTAAAGGTGAAGAACTGCCTATTCGCATCACAACTGATTTAGATCCTGTTGTGATTACTGCTGATCGTAGTGGTGCATGTCCAGGTACGGATAACAAGTACACATGTTATGGTGGTAAAATTCATATTCAGCTGAAAAACACGCTTGATCCTTTTAGTTATAAAGTGAAATATTTGGTCTATGATGCAGATGGGCTTGCATCAAATGAGGGCACAATTACGCTTGCAAACTCAGGTACTGCTGCGAACAGTCCGCGTGTGAGTGGCGGTGGATCATTCGGCTGGTTAAGTTTAGTAGGTCTTATTGGTTTAGCGGGTTATCGCCGTATGAAGATGAATAAAAAAGCGTAA
- a CDS encoding metal-dependent hydrolase codes for MWLSLFRIFLKSIRIKLVKHEHIKITPRAVAFNFSDSSIHWIPEDPFSSHTYNAINLLLPAGEFWFCRVFNKALPLIKDAQLKEDVRAFIKQEATHARAHIQGQKFMTEQHYNLDEGLKTAETLFEQLLSDKPFGLELSKSKWLASYWLTIRVGIVAAIEHFTGVIGQWTLDHSHNWDKYGADAEISDLFRWHLAEEVEHRNVAFDLFQHLLQNKLGFYISRQVLMTAVFPIFMYLMVDIGRSLARQDDLVEMQKIAKASFPRMLWELQKVGKQTGNLPTFTFLAKSVVRWISPNYHPDSEGNTEQALAYFARSAAVAAAKS; via the coding sequence ATGTGGTTAAGCTTGTTTAGAATATTTTTAAAATCTATAAGGATTAAGCTTGTGAAGCATGAGCATATAAAAATTACACCTAGAGCTGTTGCGTTTAATTTTTCTGATTCTTCGATTCATTGGATTCCTGAAGATCCATTTTCATCACATACCTATAATGCGATAAATTTGTTATTGCCCGCAGGTGAGTTTTGGTTTTGCCGTGTTTTTAATAAAGCTTTACCTTTGATCAAAGATGCTCAGCTAAAAGAAGATGTCCGTGCCTTTATTAAGCAAGAAGCGACGCATGCACGTGCTCATATTCAAGGGCAAAAGTTTATGACAGAACAGCATTACAATCTTGATGAAGGTTTAAAAACCGCTGAAACGCTATTTGAGCAGCTTTTATCAGACAAACCTTTTGGTTTGGAATTATCAAAATCGAAATGGCTAGCGTCTTATTGGCTGACCATACGTGTGGGAATTGTTGCTGCAATTGAGCATTTCACAGGTGTGATTGGTCAATGGACCTTGGATCATAGTCATAATTGGGATAAATATGGTGCAGATGCTGAGATAAGTGATTTGTTCCGTTGGCATTTAGCAGAAGAGGTTGAACATCGTAATGTCGCATTTGATTTGTTTCAGCATTTATTGCAAAACAAATTAGGTTTTTATATCTCACGCCAAGTGTTGATGACGGCTGTATTTCCTATTTTTATGTATTTAATGGTCGATATCGGACGTAGTTTGGCACGACAAGATGATTTAGTTGAGATGCAGAAAATCGCCAAAGCCAGTTTCCCTCGCATGTTGTGGGAATTGCAAAAAGTCGGTAAGCAAACAGGCAATTTACCCACCTTTACTTTTTTAGCAAAATCAGTTGTGCGTTGGATTTCGCCAAATTATCATCCTGATTCAGAAGGAAACACTGAACAAGCCCTAGCATATTTTGCACGTTCAGCCGCTGTAGCCGCAGCAAAAAGCTAA
- a CDS encoding DsbA family oxidoreductase has translation MKIEFVFDLVYPMSYVAFEKLKQHWNQPTTRKIELLPVQVLPEIPEQGLDVYQYLTERYGTKEADRKLDMAKFAAYSQDLTVDIEHMKRMPNSGLAHQAILALDNIFDQFSLTQALFHAIFAHGKDIANPEVLKQIIEGMGLDGTKVLRSIQHKEVADKQAEITRYVQSFGKHPTPYYIVDGEIWDKTFDTLELKELILHRSKEVA, from the coding sequence ATGAAAATTGAATTCGTATTCGACCTAGTCTATCCAATGAGTTATGTCGCATTTGAAAAACTCAAACAGCATTGGAATCAACCAACGACTCGAAAAATCGAATTATTACCAGTGCAAGTTTTACCTGAGATTCCGGAACAAGGTTTAGATGTTTATCAATACTTGACTGAACGCTATGGAACCAAAGAAGCAGATCGTAAATTGGATATGGCAAAGTTTGCTGCTTATAGTCAAGATTTAACCGTTGATATCGAACACATGAAACGTATGCCAAACAGTGGTTTGGCGCATCAGGCAATCTTGGCTTTGGATAATATTTTTGATCAATTTTCCCTAACCCAAGCGCTATTTCATGCCATTTTTGCCCATGGTAAGGACATCGCAAATCCTGAAGTGTTGAAACAAATTATTGAAGGTATGGGCTTAGATGGCACAAAAGTATTGCGCTCAATTCAGCATAAAGAAGTAGCAGATAAACAGGCTGAAATTACGCGCTATGTGCAAAGTTTCGGAAAACACCCAACACCTTACTATATCGTCGATGGTGAAATTTGGGATAAAACTTTCGATACTTTAGAACTAAAAGAATTAATTTTACATCGCAGTAAAGAAGTCGCTTAA
- a CDS encoding tellurium resistance protein gives MKQFTVLTPIDQISYRAEELVSIKRNDLVPLLDNQTRMNLYADQLIQGQSVLLNGIDPELTQKLSHTIAQIIEQLSASKKKLNQRKFNTLQKWLGLDLEFSVGQNQYLKDLDRLIDEANRLSQRLQVEIQKSESRFQQAVGLREQMAKYIRAAQEFAQEYPAFVQNRHPLDNFSERLSKKINTLQTLQASNDIALAQMQLTQQLSLTLLDRFNEAQQVLIPAWQYHVKQSQAQSSSNMTEELDQSRDKLIQSLKKSLENK, from the coding sequence ATGAAGCAATTTACTGTATTAACCCCGATTGATCAGATTTCTTATCGTGCTGAAGAGTTAGTTTCGATAAAACGTAATGATTTGGTTCCCTTATTGGATAATCAAACGCGTATGAATCTATATGCAGATCAGTTGATTCAAGGGCAATCAGTATTATTGAATGGTATTGATCCTGAGTTAACACAAAAATTAAGCCACACAATTGCACAGATTATTGAACAATTATCGGCTTCTAAAAAGAAACTAAATCAAAGAAAGTTTAATACATTACAAAAATGGTTAGGTTTAGACTTAGAATTTAGTGTGGGGCAGAATCAATATCTAAAAGATTTAGATCGTTTAATTGATGAAGCGAATAGGCTGAGTCAACGCTTACAAGTTGAAATTCAAAAATCAGAATCACGTTTCCAGCAAGCTGTGGGTTTACGTGAACAGATGGCAAAATATATTCGTGCTGCGCAAGAGTTTGCTCAAGAATATCCAGCTTTTGTACAGAATAGGCATCCTTTAGATAATTTTTCCGAGCGTTTGTCTAAAAAAATTAATACATTACAGACTTTACAAGCCAGTAATGATATTGCTTTGGCACAAATGCAACTGACGCAACAGCTTTCATTAACATTATTAGATCGGTTTAATGAGGCACAACAAGTTTTGATTCCTGCTTGGCAATATCATGTGAAACAAAGCCAAGCGCAAAGTTCTTCAAATATGACTGAAGAATTGGATCAAAGTCGTGATAAATTAATTCAATCATTAAAGAAATCATTAGAAAATAAATAG
- the ahpF gene encoding alkyl hydroperoxide reductase subunit F yields MLDTNTSAQLKTLLERLESPIEIVASLNGTEKSDKIKELVTEVAALSDQVTARFDGENGRKPSFGIAKVGEQPRVFFAGLPMGHEFTSLILALLQVSGYAPKVSDEILAQIKGLNLKANFDVFVSLSCHNCPDVVQALNLIAINNPGTTATMIDGAFFQDEVEERKILAVPMVFQNGEHIGQGRMTLEEIVAKLDSGAAAKDAEKLNAKEAFDVLVIGGGPAGATSAVYAARKGIRTGIVSERFGGQVMDTMDIENFISVQKTQGPKFGADMEAHVREYGVDIMNLQKVKNLVGADQTASGLVEIELENGAKLESKTVILSTGARWREMNVPGEKEYKTRGVAYCPHCDGPLFKGKRVAVIGGGNSGIEAAIDLAGIVEHVTVVEFDTKLRADQVLQNKLNSLPNTTVIMNALSTEVIGDGSQVTALKYKDRATDEEHVVELAGIFVQIGLLPNTDFLKETAFELSNRNEIVVNDRNETNVKGVFAAGDCTTVPYKQIIIAAGEGAKASLSAFDYIIRSGQ; encoded by the coding sequence ATGTTAGATACAAATACTTCTGCTCAATTAAAAACATTGTTAGAACGTCTTGAAAGCCCTATTGAAATTGTTGCTTCTTTAAACGGCACTGAAAAGTCAGACAAAATCAAAGAATTAGTCACAGAGGTTGCTGCACTTTCAGATCAAGTGACGGCACGTTTTGATGGTGAAAATGGACGTAAACCAAGCTTTGGTATCGCTAAAGTGGGTGAACAACCTCGTGTATTCTTTGCTGGCTTGCCAATGGGGCATGAGTTTACATCTTTGATTCTTGCATTATTACAAGTGTCTGGTTATGCGCCAAAAGTGTCTGATGAAATTTTAGCGCAAATCAAAGGCTTGAATCTTAAAGCAAACTTTGATGTATTTGTGTCTTTAAGCTGCCATAACTGTCCTGATGTTGTTCAAGCTTTGAACTTAATTGCAATCAACAATCCAGGTACAACTGCGACCATGATTGATGGTGCATTCTTCCAAGACGAAGTTGAAGAGCGCAAAATCTTGGCTGTACCTATGGTTTTCCAAAATGGCGAGCATATCGGTCAAGGTCGTATGACTTTGGAAGAAATCGTAGCGAAACTAGACAGCGGTGCTGCTGCGAAAGATGCTGAAAAACTCAATGCAAAAGAAGCATTTGATGTTTTAGTGATCGGTGGTGGACCTGCTGGTGCAACTTCAGCGGTATATGCTGCACGTAAAGGTATTCGTACGGGTATTGTTTCTGAACGCTTCGGTGGTCAGGTCATGGATACAATGGATATTGAAAACTTTATTTCAGTGCAAAAAACTCAAGGTCCGAAATTTGGTGCAGATATGGAAGCACATGTACGTGAGTACGGTGTGGACATTATGAACCTACAAAAAGTGAAAAACCTTGTAGGTGCAGATCAAACTGCCAGTGGTTTAGTGGAAATTGAACTTGAAAATGGTGCAAAACTTGAATCAAAAACAGTCATCCTATCGACAGGTGCACGTTGGAGAGAGATGAATGTACCTGGTGAGAAAGAGTATAAAACACGCGGTGTTGCATACTGCCCACACTGTGATGGCCCATTATTCAAAGGCAAACGCGTTGCTGTGATTGGTGGTGGTAACTCTGGTATTGAAGCCGCAATTGACCTTGCTGGGATTGTAGAACATGTCACTGTTGTTGAGTTTGATACAAAACTCCGTGCTGACCAAGTTTTACAAAACAAATTGAACAGCTTGCCAAATACCACAGTGATCATGAATGCACTTTCTACTGAAGTGATTGGTGATGGTTCACAAGTGACTGCATTGAAGTATAAAGATCGTGCAACTGATGAAGAACATGTTGTTGAACTTGCAGGGATCTTTGTACAAATTGGTTTGTTACCAAATACAGATTTCTTGAAAGAAACAGCTTTTGAATTGTCAAATCGTAATGAAATTGTGGTGAATGATCGCAATGAAACCAATGTAAAAGGTGTATTCGCTGCGGGTGACTGTACTACTGTACCTTATAAGCAAATTATCATTGCAGCAGGTGAGGGTGCTAAAGCGTCATTATCAGCATTCGATTACATCATTCGTTCAGGTCAATAA
- a CDS encoding toxic anion resistance protein — MSDSNTPVTTQVATTESPLELQKFEQLNLKEIGLNSEDFNEVLNAHKDLANINHTAVAEYGKNIATKTSSYTDELLNLVKNKDLDVTGQKLNEVVQVAQQLNTSSILNKSKNSGFIGSILSKFKGAKQSFDQQFNTTKEQIDSLVKEIETSQSGLKTRVDTLDRMFNGVQEEYRQLGIYIAAGKIKQDEVQKEIATLSAQEQDQKTNQRVYDLNHLANNLEKRVSDLQVLQQSAMQTLPMIRIIQSNNMMLVDKFYAIKNITLPAWKNQISLAISLNEQRNSVQLANTIDDATNELLKRNADLLHQNSVDTAKANQRSVIDIETLEHVQNTLIKTVNDVIQIQKEGMQKREEASTRIKALQSNLQQLVLDTSTPKA; from the coding sequence ATGAGCGATTCAAACACTCCAGTAACAACACAGGTGGCAACAACAGAATCACCATTAGAGTTGCAGAAGTTTGAGCAACTAAATTTAAAAGAAATTGGGTTGAATAGTGAAGACTTTAATGAAGTGCTGAATGCCCATAAAGACTTAGCTAATATTAATCATACTGCTGTGGCTGAGTATGGTAAGAATATTGCGACCAAAACATCATCTTATACAGATGAATTATTAAATCTCGTTAAGAATAAAGATCTCGATGTAACTGGGCAAAAATTGAATGAAGTTGTTCAAGTTGCACAACAGTTGAATACCTCGAGTATTTTAAATAAATCAAAAAATTCAGGCTTTATTGGTAGCATTTTAAGTAAGTTTAAAGGTGCAAAACAAAGTTTTGATCAGCAATTTAATACCACCAAAGAGCAAATTGATTCTTTGGTGAAAGAAATTGAAACCTCACAATCAGGTTTGAAAACACGTGTAGACACACTTGATCGTATGTTCAATGGAGTGCAAGAAGAATACCGTCAGTTGGGCATTTACATTGCAGCAGGGAAAATTAAACAAGACGAAGTTCAGAAAGAAATTGCCACTTTATCTGCTCAAGAGCAAGATCAAAAAACCAATCAACGGGTTTATGATTTAAATCATCTCGCCAATAATCTTGAAAAACGAGTGAGTGATTTACAAGTTTTGCAGCAATCAGCCATGCAAACTTTACCGATGATTCGGATTATTCAATCTAATAATATGATGTTAGTGGATAAGTTTTATGCCATCAAAAACATCACTTTACCTGCGTGGAAAAACCAAATTAGTTTGGCTATTTCACTGAATGAGCAACGTAATAGTGTGCAATTGGCAAATACCATTGATGATGCGACCAATGAATTGTTGAAGCGTAATGCTGACTTATTACATCAAAACTCGGTTGATACTGCAAAAGCCAATCAGCGTTCAGTGATTGATATTGAAACCCTTGAACACGTGCAAAATACCCTCATTAAAACAGTGAACGATGTGATTCAGATTCAAAAAGAAGGCATGCAAAAACGTGAAGAAGCATCTACACGAATCAAAGCTTTACAATCGAATCTGCAACAATTGGTATTGGACACCAGTACACCTAAGGCTTAA